The following proteins are co-located in the Haloarcula marismortui ATCC 43049 genome:
- a CDS encoding DUF4350 domain-containing protein: MVSEPSPDDSWLPSLTLPQLLLATYTALTVIALVYAASTSSAAFGAYNSQWDGAGELRTVAADAGANVTVGTNVSQYPTSDADGTVAVVLSPAEPYSSSERARIAEFVRSGGTLVVAEDYRPEGNSLLAAVGADARFDGRPVYDNRNYYRNSSLPEATPAGDYPETAGVDTVVLNYGTTVRAGNATPLVNTSEYAYLDTNGNANLDGAEQLASRPVVTSELVGDGRVIAVSDPSLFVNAMLERGDNRRFVRNLVADHDTALLDYSHASSIPPVAAAVLAVQRSDALLLFCGVVLVGALLAYDRRLDEPIRDRFREYSGREPDPHLSRDGVEKYLSGRHPDWESAQVKRVTEAVIKQRPDRQRND; this comes from the coding sequence ATGGTATCGGAACCGTCTCCCGACGATTCCTGGCTCCCGTCGCTCACTCTCCCACAGCTACTGCTTGCCACCTACACTGCCCTCACGGTCATCGCGCTCGTCTACGCCGCGAGCACGTCTTCAGCGGCGTTCGGTGCGTATAATTCCCAGTGGGACGGGGCGGGCGAGCTTCGAACTGTCGCAGCTGATGCCGGTGCAAACGTAACCGTCGGAACGAACGTGAGTCAGTATCCGACGAGTGACGCGGACGGAACGGTTGCAGTCGTTCTCTCGCCGGCGGAGCCGTACTCGTCGAGCGAGCGGGCACGAATCGCGGAGTTCGTTCGAAGCGGCGGGACACTCGTCGTTGCCGAGGATTACCGCCCAGAAGGGAATTCCCTGCTCGCTGCCGTCGGTGCTGACGCGCGTTTTGACGGTCGCCCGGTGTACGACAACCGAAATTACTACCGCAACTCCTCGCTCCCGGAAGCGACGCCTGCCGGCGACTATCCGGAGACTGCCGGCGTCGATACTGTCGTCCTCAACTACGGCACGACTGTCAGGGCCGGCAACGCGACGCCACTCGTCAACACCTCCGAATACGCCTATCTCGACACCAACGGTAACGCCAACCTCGACGGTGCGGAGCAGTTAGCATCTCGACCTGTCGTCACGAGCGAATTGGTCGGCGACGGTCGAGTTATCGCCGTCAGTGACCCGAGTCTCTTCGTGAACGCGATGCTCGAACGAGGTGACAACCGACGGTTCGTCCGGAACCTCGTCGCCGATCACGACACGGCCCTGCTGGATTACTCACACGCCAGCAGTATCCCGCCAGTGGCCGCTGCCGTCCTCGCCGTGCAGCGGTCGGACGCGTTGTTACTGTTCTGTGGCGTCGTGCTTGTCGGGGCGCTACTCGCGTACGACCGCCGTCTCGACGAGCCTATTCGGGATCGATTCCGCGAATACAGCGGCCGCGAGCCGGACCCGCACTTGTCCCGAGACGGCGTGGAAAAGTACCTTAGCGGCCGTCACCCGGACTGGGAATCCGCTCAAGTAAAGCGAGTAACGGAAGCCGTTATTAAACAGCGGCCCGACCGTCAACGTAATGACTGA
- a CDS encoding AAA family ATPase translates to MTDPAVLYDRLREETETVLIGNEQILRHITVAMLTRGHVLLEGVPGVAKTTIATLIANATDLQHSRVQMTPDLLPADITGTTVYHQRNGEFELQKGPVFTNLVIADEINRAPPKTQSALLEAMQEGQVSIEGSTLELPTPFTVVATMNPLEMEGTFKLPEAQRDRFQMKLVTEIPNSEDERAILDRFDANPTLDADSISQVISRDELLDARTVVPGTHIEDSIKEYILAIVGATRDHRNVIHGASPRATIDLQNTAKAVARLNGREYVIPDDVKEMALPVLRHRLIMNSDAELSQITAEAVIEEILQSITPPGSDTDHSVDVETAVGDGGTKRDSE, encoded by the coding sequence ATGACTGATCCGGCGGTACTGTACGACCGTCTCAGAGAGGAGACGGAAACAGTTCTTATCGGTAACGAGCAGATTCTTCGACACATTACTGTCGCAATGCTTACGCGCGGTCACGTGCTTTTAGAGGGGGTTCCCGGTGTCGCAAAAACCACAATTGCCACGCTTATCGCCAACGCGACGGATCTCCAGCACTCTCGGGTCCAGATGACGCCTGACTTGCTCCCTGCAGATATCACCGGAACGACAGTGTATCACCAGCGAAACGGCGAGTTCGAACTGCAGAAAGGCCCGGTGTTTACCAATCTGGTCATCGCTGACGAGATCAACCGCGCCCCGCCGAAAACGCAGAGCGCGCTGCTCGAAGCGATGCAGGAGGGGCAGGTGTCTATCGAAGGGTCGACGCTCGAACTCCCGACGCCGTTTACCGTCGTTGCGACGATGAACCCACTTGAGATGGAAGGGACGTTCAAACTCCCGGAGGCCCAGCGCGACCGATTCCAGATGAAACTCGTCACTGAGATTCCCAACTCAGAGGATGAGCGCGCAATCCTCGACCGGTTCGACGCGAATCCGACGCTTGATGCGGACTCTATCTCGCAGGTCATCTCTCGGGACGAACTTCTGGACGCCCGGACAGTGGTCCCTGGGACACATATCGAAGACAGCATCAAGGAGTACATTCTCGCTATCGTCGGCGCAACGCGGGACCACCGAAACGTCATTCACGGCGCCTCACCGCGGGCGACAATCGATCTGCAGAATACAGCGAAAGCGGTCGCTCGTCTGAACGGCCGTGAGTATGTCATTCCGGACGACGTAAAAGAGATGGCGCTCCCGGTGTTGCGCCATCGTCTCATTATGAACAGCGACGCCGAACTGAGCCAGATCACCGCTGAAGCGGTTATCGAGGAAATCCTCCAGTCGATAACGCCGCCGGGGTCTGACACCGACCACAGTGTGGATGTCGAGACAGCGGTCGGTGACGGCGGGACGAAACGCGACTCCGAATAG